A stretch of the Flavobacterium sp. 5 genome encodes the following:
- a CDS encoding DNA topoisomerase IV subunit B: MSEQNQYTEDNIRSLDWKEHIRMRPGMYIGKLGDGSSPDDGIYILVKEVLDNCIDEFAMGAGKTIEVTIKDKSVTVRDYGRGIPLGKVVDVVSKMNTGGKYDSKAFQKSVGLNGVGTKAVNALSDYFRVESVRDEKQKAAEFSAGNLVLEEDIIETTKRKGTKVTFTPDETIFKNYKFRLEYVIKMVKNYCYLNNGLTIIFNGEKYYSENGLKDLLEATINVEDLEYPIIHLKEGDIEIALTHSKSQYSEEYHSFVNGQNTTQGGTHLAAYREAIVKTIREFYNKSFEASDVRKSIVSAVSIKVMEPVFESQTKTKLGSTEIGSDPGMPSVRTFVNDFVKTKLDNYLHKNPTTADALLRKILQAERERKELSGIRKLATDRAKKANLHNKKLRDCRAHLPDTKNPRSLESTLFITEGDSASGSITKSRDVNTQAVFSLRGKPLNSYGMSKKIVYENEEFNLLQAALDIEDGLEKLRYNNIVIATDADVDGMHIRLLLITFFLQFFPELIKEGHLYILQTPLFRVRNKKETIYCYSDEERKDAIEKLKPKPEITRFKGLGEISPDEFKNFIGETIRLDPIMMDKNTSIEQLLSFYMGKNTPDRQEFIIKNLKVELDTIEEI, encoded by the coding sequence ATGTCCGAACAAAATCAATACACCGAAGATAATATTCGTTCACTCGACTGGAAAGAGCATATTCGTATGCGTCCCGGAATGTACATTGGTAAATTAGGTGATGGTTCTTCGCCAGACGATGGTATTTATATTTTGGTCAAAGAGGTTCTGGATAACTGTATCGATGAATTTGCGATGGGAGCCGGTAAAACCATAGAAGTAACGATTAAAGATAAATCAGTTACAGTTCGGGATTACGGACGTGGAATTCCACTAGGTAAAGTTGTCGATGTAGTTTCGAAAATGAATACGGGTGGTAAATATGATTCTAAAGCTTTCCAGAAATCGGTTGGTTTAAATGGTGTTGGAACAAAAGCGGTTAATGCTTTGTCTGATTATTTTCGTGTTGAATCTGTACGTGACGAAAAACAAAAAGCAGCAGAATTTTCAGCAGGGAATTTAGTTTTAGAAGAAGATATAATTGAAACTACTAAGCGTAAAGGAACAAAAGTTACTTTTACACCTGATGAAACCATTTTTAAGAACTACAAATTTCGTTTAGAATATGTTATTAAAATGGTCAAAAACTATTGTTATCTTAACAATGGGTTGACTATAATTTTTAATGGCGAAAAATATTATTCCGAAAACGGTCTTAAAGATTTATTAGAAGCGACTATTAATGTAGAGGATTTAGAATACCCAATTATTCATTTAAAAGAAGGTGATATTGAGATTGCTTTAACACATAGTAAATCACAGTATAGCGAAGAATACCATTCATTTGTAAATGGTCAAAATACTACTCAAGGAGGAACACACTTAGCAGCTTATAGAGAAGCGATTGTAAAAACGATTAGAGAGTTTTATAATAAAAGTTTTGAAGCTTCAGATGTTCGTAAATCAATCGTGAGTGCGGTAAGTATAAAGGTGATGGAGCCTGTCTTTGAGTCACAAACTAAAACCAAATTGGGTTCTACAGAGATTGGTTCGGATCCTGGAATGCCTTCGGTACGTACCTTTGTTAATGACTTTGTCAAAACAAAATTAGATAATTATCTGCATAAAAATCCAACGACTGCAGATGCTTTGTTACGAAAAATTCTTCAAGCCGAACGTGAACGTAAAGAGTTATCAGGAATCCGAAAATTAGCTACAGATCGTGCTAAAAAAGCGAATCTTCACAATAAGAAATTAAGAGATTGCCGTGCGCATCTTCCAGATACGAAAAACCCAAGAAGTTTAGAAAGTACTTTGTTTATTACCGAGGGAGATTCGGCTTCTGGTTCAATTACAAAATCACGTGATGTAAATACACAAGCCGTTTTTAGTTTACGTGGTAAGCCTTTGAATTCCTATGGAATGAGCAAAAAAATTGTGTATGAAAATGAGGAATTCAATTTGTTACAAGCCGCATTGGATATCGAAGACGGATTAGAAAAATTGCGTTATAATAATATCGTAATCGCAACCGATGCCGATGTCGATGGTATGCACATTCGTTTGTTGTTGATTACTTTCTTTTTGCAATTTTTTCCAGAATTAATCAAAGAAGGACATTTGTATATTTTGCAGACACCTCTTTTCAGGGTTCGAAATAAAAAAGAAACCATTTATTGTTATTCAGATGAAGAACGGAAAGATGCTATTGAAAAACTAAAACCAAAGCCAGAAATCACCCGATTTAAAGGTTTGGGAGAAATTTCTCCCGATGAGTTCAAGAATTTCATAGGAGAAACTATTCGTCTTGATCCTATTATGATGGACAAAAATACTTCTATAGAGCAGCTATTGTCCTTTTATATGGGGAAAAATACTCCAGACAGACAAGAGTTTATTATCAAGAATTTGAAGGTGGAGTTGGATACAATTGAAGAAATATAA